From Primulina tabacum isolate GXHZ01 chromosome 2, ASM2559414v2, whole genome shotgun sequence, one genomic window encodes:
- the LOC142527384 gene encoding BEL1-like homeodomain protein 1 isoform X1 yields the protein MITHGDDRARVYSDFHHTRPDQGSIESLSGCCIFQDMATYFHGNSEIQGSGDGLQTLILMNPTYVGFSENQPPQPPASNNFVFLNSSNNINLPHAPPPSQIQHFVGIPLQGASATSAASSQDPYGQHDVSALHSFIPRNLYNQQIGIAAAREVTRSNQGLSLSLSSQQPASYSSFRLEREVPTQPLMDVTQPRQDDVRVSGGSPSSNSGLSNVVNGVQSVMFSSKYLKAAQEILDEVVKVQKGAKIVAELAEGAQTTGEPSGAGSGGGGGEESKKVGIELTTSERQEIQMKKAKLVNMLDEVEQRYRQYHHQMQIVVSWFEQVAGIGSAKTYTALALQTISKQFRCLKDAIMGQIRAATKSLGEEESLGGKTEGSKLKYVDNQIRQQRALQQLGMIQHNAWRPQRGLPERSVSVLRAWLFEHFLHPYPKDSDKLILAKQTGLTRSQVSNWFINARVRLWKPMVEEMYLEETKEKERNVTDDKSQDEDSTPKNTAPQAKNPTFENQNSSRNESASVSTSTAFTSSSGVKNNSDFHLIGSSEMANFTQKSPKKLRIPSMNMDSKPTIPANEHMSLKFGNERQKRDEFTLIGSPTNFIGGFGSYPMGELGRFGDEQFPAPYSGNGVSLTLGLPHQNFMPNQSIQLERGGESSGFGGMIM from the exons atgattacgCATGGTGATGACAGAGCACGTGTATATTCAGATTTTCATCATACCAGGCCAGACCAG GGATCTATTGAGAGTTTGAGTGGGTGCTGCATCTTCCAAGATATGGCTACGTACTTTCATGGTAACTCGGAAATCCAAGGAAGTGGCGATGGATTACAGACCCTGATTCTCATGAACCCAACTTACGTAGGATTCTCCGAGAATCAACCGCCGCAGCCACCCGCCAGCAACAACTTCGTGTTCCTCAACTCCAGCAACAATATAAACCTCCCCCACGCGCCGCCACCTTCCCAAATTCAACATTTTGTCGGCATACCTCTCCAAGGGGCAAGCGCCACTTCAGCTGCCTCGTCGCAAGATCCCTACGGCCAGCATGACGTGTCGGCTCTCCATAGTTTCATCCCACGCAATCTTTACAACCAGCAGATAGGCATCGCGGCGGCGCGTGAGGTCACGCGCTCCAACCAGGGCCTTTCCTTGAGCCTTTCGTCGCAGCAGCCGGCCAGCTACAGCTCTTTCAGGCTGGAAAGGGAGGTGCCCACTCAACCGTTAATGGATGTGACTCAGCCACGTCAGGACGACGTTAGAGTTTCGGGTGGATCCCCTTCTTCGAATTCCGGACTTTCCAACGTCGTTAATGGAGTTCAAAGTGTGATGTTTAGTTCTAAATATTTGAAGGCAGCACAGGAGATTCTTGATGAAGTTGTTAAGGTACAGAAGGGAGCAAAGATTGTAGCTGAACTAGCAGAGGGGGCCCAGACAACCGGAGAGCCCTCAGGCGCCGGCTCTGGCGGAGGAGGAGGAGAAGAAAGTAAAAAAGTTGGGATTGAGCTCACTACATCAGAGAGACAAGAAATTCAGATGAAAAAAGCAAAGCTTGTTAACATGCTCGATGAG GTGGAGCAAAGATACAGGCAATACCACCACCAGATGCAGATAGTAGTCTCTTGGTTTGAACAAGTAGCAGGAATTGGCTCTGCTAAAACTTACACTGCCCTGGCTTTGCAAACAATTTCGAAGCAATTTCGGTGCCTTAAAGATGCGATCATGGGCCAAATCAGAGCAGCGACGAAAAGCTTAGGCGAAGAAGAAAGCTTAGGAGGAAAAACCGAAGGCTCGAAACTTAAATACGTTGATAATCAGATCCGACAGCAACGAGCCTTACAGCAATTGGGAATGATCCAGCACAATGCTTGGAGACCCCAGCGAGGTTTACCCGAACGATCTGTTTCTGTTCTTCGTGCCTGGCTTTTCGAGCACTTCCTCCACCC ATATCCGAAAGATTCAGATAAGCTAATTCTTGCTAAACAGACGGGGCTTACCAGGAGCCAG GTGTCGAATTGGTTCATCAATGCTCGGGTTCGATTGTGGAAGCCGATGGTAGAAGAAATGTACCTGGAAGAGACTAAAGAAAAGGAACGAAATGTAACAGATGATAAGTCACAGGATGAAGATTCAACCCCAAAGAACACAGCTCCACAAGCCAAGAATCCAACGTTTGAAAATCAGAACAGCAGTAGAAACGAATCTGCATCTGTATCAACTTCCACCGCTTTCACGTCCTCTAGCGGAGTAAAGAACAACTCCGATTTCCACCTCATTGGATCATCAGAAATGGCTAACTTCACTCAAAAAAGTCCCAAAAAATTAAGAATTCCATCCATGAACATGGACTCAAAGCCCACAATTCCTGCCAACGAGCATATGTCGTTGAAATTTGGTAACGAGAGGCAGAAAAGAGACGAGTTCACATTAATCGGTTCACCCACGAATTTCATTGGAGGTTTTGGTTCCTATCCGATGGGGGAACTGGGAAGATTCGGAGACGAGCAATTTCCGGCACCCTATTCCGGCAACGGTGTATCTCTAACACTTGGTCTTCCACACCAAAACTTTATGCCTAATCAAAGCATACAACTCGAAAGAGGCGGAGAATCAAGCGGTTTTGGTGGCATGATAATGTAG
- the LOC142527384 gene encoding BEL1-like homeodomain protein 1 isoform X2 — MATYFHGNSEIQGSGDGLQTLILMNPTYVGFSENQPPQPPASNNFVFLNSSNNINLPHAPPPSQIQHFVGIPLQGASATSAASSQDPYGQHDVSALHSFIPRNLYNQQIGIAAAREVTRSNQGLSLSLSSQQPASYSSFRLEREVPTQPLMDVTQPRQDDVRVSGGSPSSNSGLSNVVNGVQSVMFSSKYLKAAQEILDEVVKVQKGAKIVAELAEGAQTTGEPSGAGSGGGGGEESKKVGIELTTSERQEIQMKKAKLVNMLDEVEQRYRQYHHQMQIVVSWFEQVAGIGSAKTYTALALQTISKQFRCLKDAIMGQIRAATKSLGEEESLGGKTEGSKLKYVDNQIRQQRALQQLGMIQHNAWRPQRGLPERSVSVLRAWLFEHFLHPYPKDSDKLILAKQTGLTRSQVSNWFINARVRLWKPMVEEMYLEETKEKERNVTDDKSQDEDSTPKNTAPQAKNPTFENQNSSRNESASVSTSTAFTSSSGVKNNSDFHLIGSSEMANFTQKSPKKLRIPSMNMDSKPTIPANEHMSLKFGNERQKRDEFTLIGSPTNFIGGFGSYPMGELGRFGDEQFPAPYSGNGVSLTLGLPHQNFMPNQSIQLERGGESSGFGGMIM; from the exons ATGGCTACGTACTTTCATGGTAACTCGGAAATCCAAGGAAGTGGCGATGGATTACAGACCCTGATTCTCATGAACCCAACTTACGTAGGATTCTCCGAGAATCAACCGCCGCAGCCACCCGCCAGCAACAACTTCGTGTTCCTCAACTCCAGCAACAATATAAACCTCCCCCACGCGCCGCCACCTTCCCAAATTCAACATTTTGTCGGCATACCTCTCCAAGGGGCAAGCGCCACTTCAGCTGCCTCGTCGCAAGATCCCTACGGCCAGCATGACGTGTCGGCTCTCCATAGTTTCATCCCACGCAATCTTTACAACCAGCAGATAGGCATCGCGGCGGCGCGTGAGGTCACGCGCTCCAACCAGGGCCTTTCCTTGAGCCTTTCGTCGCAGCAGCCGGCCAGCTACAGCTCTTTCAGGCTGGAAAGGGAGGTGCCCACTCAACCGTTAATGGATGTGACTCAGCCACGTCAGGACGACGTTAGAGTTTCGGGTGGATCCCCTTCTTCGAATTCCGGACTTTCCAACGTCGTTAATGGAGTTCAAAGTGTGATGTTTAGTTCTAAATATTTGAAGGCAGCACAGGAGATTCTTGATGAAGTTGTTAAGGTACAGAAGGGAGCAAAGATTGTAGCTGAACTAGCAGAGGGGGCCCAGACAACCGGAGAGCCCTCAGGCGCCGGCTCTGGCGGAGGAGGAGGAGAAGAAAGTAAAAAAGTTGGGATTGAGCTCACTACATCAGAGAGACAAGAAATTCAGATGAAAAAAGCAAAGCTTGTTAACATGCTCGATGAG GTGGAGCAAAGATACAGGCAATACCACCACCAGATGCAGATAGTAGTCTCTTGGTTTGAACAAGTAGCAGGAATTGGCTCTGCTAAAACTTACACTGCCCTGGCTTTGCAAACAATTTCGAAGCAATTTCGGTGCCTTAAAGATGCGATCATGGGCCAAATCAGAGCAGCGACGAAAAGCTTAGGCGAAGAAGAAAGCTTAGGAGGAAAAACCGAAGGCTCGAAACTTAAATACGTTGATAATCAGATCCGACAGCAACGAGCCTTACAGCAATTGGGAATGATCCAGCACAATGCTTGGAGACCCCAGCGAGGTTTACCCGAACGATCTGTTTCTGTTCTTCGTGCCTGGCTTTTCGAGCACTTCCTCCACCC ATATCCGAAAGATTCAGATAAGCTAATTCTTGCTAAACAGACGGGGCTTACCAGGAGCCAG GTGTCGAATTGGTTCATCAATGCTCGGGTTCGATTGTGGAAGCCGATGGTAGAAGAAATGTACCTGGAAGAGACTAAAGAAAAGGAACGAAATGTAACAGATGATAAGTCACAGGATGAAGATTCAACCCCAAAGAACACAGCTCCACAAGCCAAGAATCCAACGTTTGAAAATCAGAACAGCAGTAGAAACGAATCTGCATCTGTATCAACTTCCACCGCTTTCACGTCCTCTAGCGGAGTAAAGAACAACTCCGATTTCCACCTCATTGGATCATCAGAAATGGCTAACTTCACTCAAAAAAGTCCCAAAAAATTAAGAATTCCATCCATGAACATGGACTCAAAGCCCACAATTCCTGCCAACGAGCATATGTCGTTGAAATTTGGTAACGAGAGGCAGAAAAGAGACGAGTTCACATTAATCGGTTCACCCACGAATTTCATTGGAGGTTTTGGTTCCTATCCGATGGGGGAACTGGGAAGATTCGGAGACGAGCAATTTCCGGCACCCTATTCCGGCAACGGTGTATCTCTAACACTTGGTCTTCCACACCAAAACTTTATGCCTAATCAAAGCATACAACTCGAAAGAGGCGGAGAATCAAGCGGTTTTGGTGGCATGATAATGTAG